A DNA window from Eriocheir sinensis breed Jianghai 21 chromosome 22, ASM2467909v1, whole genome shotgun sequence contains the following coding sequences:
- the LOC127002005 gene encoding zinc finger protein 782-like: MSGQRVGKDSLGRMTSANTPTHSAEGPHECQDCGKRFRYQSALNRHTLTHTGERPHECQECGKRFSTKANLNRHTIIHTGERPHECQECGKRFTYQSDINKHILTHTSERPLECHHCGKRFRYPSKLNAHTLTHTGQRPHECRVCGERFTEKSNLNTHMRKHTGERPYECGVCRERFTHKSSLNTHTRTHTGERPHECGVCGDTFIRKSQLKVHTYKHTGERPHQCLECGERFIGKQTLERHIFRHSGLREFKCDVCGKHFKMKMDIAQHMKTHF; the protein is encoded by the coding sequence ATGAGTGGCCAGCGTGTGgggaaagactccctgggaaggatgacctcagcaaatacacccacacactctgctgAAGGACCCCATGAATGCCAAGactgtggcaaaaggttcagATACCAGAGtgccctcaacagacacacccttacacacactggtgaaagacctcatgaatgccaagagtgtggcaaaaggttcagtaCGAAGGCTAATCTCAACAGACACACCattatacacactggtgaaaggcctcatgaatgccaagagtgtggcaaaaggttcacaTACCAGAGTGACATTAAcaaacacatccttacacacactagtGAAAGACCGCTTGAATGCCATCactgtggcaaaaggttcagATACCCGAGTAAACTCAacgcacacacccttacacacactggtcaAAGGCCTCACGAATGTAGGGTGTGTGGAGAAAGGTTTACAGAGAAGAGTAACCTTAACACGCACATGCGtaaacacactggtgaaaggccttaTGAGTGTGGGGTTTGCAGAGAAAGGTTTACACATAAGAGTAgtctcaacacacacacgcgtacacacactggtgaaaggcctcatgagtgTGGGGTTTGTGGAGACACATTCATTAGGAAGAGTCAGCTCAAGGTGCACACTTAcaaacacactggtgaaaggcctcatcAGTGTCTGGAATGTGGAGAAAGGTTTATAGGGAAGCAAACCCTGGAGCGTcacatcttcagacactctggcctgagagagttcaagtgtgatgtgtgTGGGAAGCACTTCAAGATGAAGATGGACATTGCCCAGCACATGAAGACCCACTTCTGA